A section of the Citrus sinensis cultivar Valencia sweet orange chromosome 8, DVS_A1.0, whole genome shotgun sequence genome encodes:
- the LOC102623869 gene encoding uncharacterized protein LOC102623869 isoform X2 has translation MAAENGRVHPNCLNASNPYHECGMACLEKIAQGHGHKETPKKKLDNHNGVTEGVISVKKNEGRKVDPTCIKASNPYHECGEHCFKRNGEANARGVNKESGSWSFGRKNKASDSQPGSPLTPRAVDKVAVGGQKANGQHARSENYPKKKVESENGKSFSRPEHFSREIHPEDHSLNKEKVRSTQSVPPSENIKMNDMSKSPPKESVTSLPGASPSKNGKDNKVQAPIEIHHSTEDGGEDIPRPADGSRNFSFSGIDLASGDSDDEEAQSVISDSVSVGKYHVRASISSILQSIISRYGDIAANCNLESNSMRAYYLECLCSVVQELQSTSLMQMTKAKVKEMMAVLKDVESAQIDVDWLRNILNEISEAIEFSTQHQTIDAAKANCVNLLESTKKELESQMNELALKEKEVAGLKESVAKTKARLSDLELESNRLEQIIQATQSKVTKFSQKSLADEIL, from the exons ATGGCTGCTGAGAACGGAAGAGTTCACCCAAACTGCCTTAATGCTTCCAATCCCTATCATGAATGCGGTATGGCTTGCTTGGAAAAGATCGCTCAAGGACACGGACATAAGGAAaccccaaaaaagaaattag ATAATCACAATGGTGTAACAGAAGGTGTAATTAGCGTAAAGAAGAATGAAGGGAGGAAAGTAGACCCAACTTGCATTAAAGCATCTAATCCTTACCATGAATGTGGTGAACATTGCTTCAAAAGAAATGGAGAGGCTAATGCTCGGGGTGTTAATAAAGAATCAg GGTCCTGGAGCTTTGGCAGGAAAAATAAGGCATCTGATTCTCAGCCAGGGTCGCCTCTAACCCCTCGAGCGGTTGATAAGGTTGCTGTTGGAGGTCAGAAAGCTAACGGTCAACATGCTCGATCTGAAAATTATCCTAAGAAAAAGGTGGAATCCGAGAATGGCAAGTCCTTTTCTCGTCCTGAACATTTTTCTAGAGAAATTCATCCGGAAGATCATTCTCTTAACAAGGAGAAAGTTCGATCCACTCAGTCAGTGCCTCCATCTGAAAACATCAAAATG AATGATATGTCCAAAAGCCCTCCAAAGGAGAGTGTTACCTCCCTGCCTGGTGCATCCCCATCCAAGAATGGAAAAGATAACAAGGTTCAAGCTCCCATTGAGATACATCATAGTACTGAGGATGGTGGAGAAGACATTCCTAGACCAGCTGATGGGTCTAGGAACTTCAGTTTCTCAGGAATTGACCTCGCTTCTGGAGAcagtgatgatgaagaggcACAATCTGTAATTTCGGATTCTGTGTCCGTGGGGAAATACCATGTGAGAGCAAGCATTTCTTCAATTCTGCAATCAATCATCAGCAGATATGGAGATATTGCAGCAAATTGCAATCTGGAATCAAATTCCATGCGCGCATACTATTTAGAGTGTCTTTGCTCTGTGGTTCAAGAGTTGCAATCCACTTCACTCATGCAGATGACCAAAGCCAAAGTCAAAGAAATGATGGCTGTTCTTAAGGACGTAGAATCTGCACAAATTGATGTTGATTGGCTGCGAAATATTCTCAATGAAATCTCAGAAGCCATTGAGTTCAGTACTCAACATCAAACAATCGATGCAGCAAAAGCCAACTGTGTGAATCTTCTGGAGTCAACAAAGAAAGAACTAGAATCCCAGATGAATGAATTAGCTCTGAAGGAAAAGGAGGTTGCTGGTCTCAAGGAAAGTGTTGCCAAAACCAAAGCTCGCTTGAGTGACCTCGAATTGGAATCTAATCGCTTGGAGCAGATTATTCAAGCAACACAATCCAAGGTAACAAAATTTAGCCAGAAATCCCTGGCTGATGAGATCTTGTAA
- the LOC102623869 gene encoding uncharacterized protein LOC102623869 isoform X1, translated as MAAENGRVHPNCLNASNPYHECGMACLEKIAQGHGHKETPKKKLDYHNGVKEGVISKMKNEERKVNPNCIKASNPYHECGERCFKRNGEANALGFKKQSDNHNGVTEGVISVKKNEGRKVDPTCIKASNPYHECGEHCFKRNGEANARGVNKESGSWSFGRKNKASDSQPGSPLTPRAVDKVAVGGQKANGQHARSENYPKKKVESENGKSFSRPEHFSREIHPEDHSLNKEKVRSTQSVPPSENIKMNDMSKSPPKESVTSLPGASPSKNGKDNKVQAPIEIHHSTEDGGEDIPRPADGSRNFSFSGIDLASGDSDDEEAQSVISDSVSVGKYHVRASISSILQSIISRYGDIAANCNLESNSMRAYYLECLCSVVQELQSTSLMQMTKAKVKEMMAVLKDVESAQIDVDWLRNILNEISEAIEFSTQHQTIDAAKANCVNLLESTKKELESQMNELALKEKEVAGLKESVAKTKARLSDLELESNRLEQIIQATQSKVTKFSQKSLADEIL; from the exons ATGGCTGCTGAGAACGGAAGAGTTCACCCAAACTGCCTTAATGCTTCCAATCCCTATCATGAATGCGGTATGGCTTGCTTGGAAAAGATCGCTCAAGGACACGGACATAAGGAAaccccaaaaaagaaattag ATTATCACAATGGTGTAAAAGAAGGTGTAATTAGCaaaatgaagaatgaagaGAGGAAAGTGAACCCAAATTGCATTAAAGCGTCTAATCCTTACCATGAATGTGGTGAACGTTGCTTCAAAAGAAATGGCGAGGCCAATGCTCTGggatttaaaaaacaatcag ATAATCACAATGGTGTAACAGAAGGTGTAATTAGCGTAAAGAAGAATGAAGGGAGGAAAGTAGACCCAACTTGCATTAAAGCATCTAATCCTTACCATGAATGTGGTGAACATTGCTTCAAAAGAAATGGAGAGGCTAATGCTCGGGGTGTTAATAAAGAATCAg GGTCCTGGAGCTTTGGCAGGAAAAATAAGGCATCTGATTCTCAGCCAGGGTCGCCTCTAACCCCTCGAGCGGTTGATAAGGTTGCTGTTGGAGGTCAGAAAGCTAACGGTCAACATGCTCGATCTGAAAATTATCCTAAGAAAAAGGTGGAATCCGAGAATGGCAAGTCCTTTTCTCGTCCTGAACATTTTTCTAGAGAAATTCATCCGGAAGATCATTCTCTTAACAAGGAGAAAGTTCGATCCACTCAGTCAGTGCCTCCATCTGAAAACATCAAAATG AATGATATGTCCAAAAGCCCTCCAAAGGAGAGTGTTACCTCCCTGCCTGGTGCATCCCCATCCAAGAATGGAAAAGATAACAAGGTTCAAGCTCCCATTGAGATACATCATAGTACTGAGGATGGTGGAGAAGACATTCCTAGACCAGCTGATGGGTCTAGGAACTTCAGTTTCTCAGGAATTGACCTCGCTTCTGGAGAcagtgatgatgaagaggcACAATCTGTAATTTCGGATTCTGTGTCCGTGGGGAAATACCATGTGAGAGCAAGCATTTCTTCAATTCTGCAATCAATCATCAGCAGATATGGAGATATTGCAGCAAATTGCAATCTGGAATCAAATTCCATGCGCGCATACTATTTAGAGTGTCTTTGCTCTGTGGTTCAAGAGTTGCAATCCACTTCACTCATGCAGATGACCAAAGCCAAAGTCAAAGAAATGATGGCTGTTCTTAAGGACGTAGAATCTGCACAAATTGATGTTGATTGGCTGCGAAATATTCTCAATGAAATCTCAGAAGCCATTGAGTTCAGTACTCAACATCAAACAATCGATGCAGCAAAAGCCAACTGTGTGAATCTTCTGGAGTCAACAAAGAAAGAACTAGAATCCCAGATGAATGAATTAGCTCTGAAGGAAAAGGAGGTTGCTGGTCTCAAGGAAAGTGTTGCCAAAACCAAAGCTCGCTTGAGTGACCTCGAATTGGAATCTAATCGCTTGGAGCAGATTATTCAAGCAACACAATCCAAGGTAACAAAATTTAGCCAGAAATCCCTGGCTGATGAGATCTTGTAA
- the LOC102623869 gene encoding uncharacterized protein LOC102623869 isoform X3, with product MAAENGRVHPNCLNASNPYHECGMACLEKIAQGHGHKETPKKKLDYHNGVKEGVISKMKNEERKVNPNCIKASNPYHECGERCFKRNGEANALGFKKQSGSWSFGRKNKASDSQPGSPLTPRAVDKVAVGGQKANGQHARSENYPKKKVESENGKSFSRPEHFSREIHPEDHSLNKEKVRSTQSVPPSENIKMNDMSKSPPKESVTSLPGASPSKNGKDNKVQAPIEIHHSTEDGGEDIPRPADGSRNFSFSGIDLASGDSDDEEAQSVISDSVSVGKYHVRASISSILQSIISRYGDIAANCNLESNSMRAYYLECLCSVVQELQSTSLMQMTKAKVKEMMAVLKDVESAQIDVDWLRNILNEISEAIEFSTQHQTIDAAKANCVNLLESTKKELESQMNELALKEKEVAGLKESVAKTKARLSDLELESNRLEQIIQATQSKVTKFSQKSLADEIL from the exons ATGGCTGCTGAGAACGGAAGAGTTCACCCAAACTGCCTTAATGCTTCCAATCCCTATCATGAATGCGGTATGGCTTGCTTGGAAAAGATCGCTCAAGGACACGGACATAAGGAAaccccaaaaaagaaattag ATTATCACAATGGTGTAAAAGAAGGTGTAATTAGCaaaatgaagaatgaagaGAGGAAAGTGAACCCAAATTGCATTAAAGCGTCTAATCCTTACCATGAATGTGGTGAACGTTGCTTCAAAAGAAATGGCGAGGCCAATGCTCTGggatttaaaaaacaatcag GGTCCTGGAGCTTTGGCAGGAAAAATAAGGCATCTGATTCTCAGCCAGGGTCGCCTCTAACCCCTCGAGCGGTTGATAAGGTTGCTGTTGGAGGTCAGAAAGCTAACGGTCAACATGCTCGATCTGAAAATTATCCTAAGAAAAAGGTGGAATCCGAGAATGGCAAGTCCTTTTCTCGTCCTGAACATTTTTCTAGAGAAATTCATCCGGAAGATCATTCTCTTAACAAGGAGAAAGTTCGATCCACTCAGTCAGTGCCTCCATCTGAAAACATCAAAATG AATGATATGTCCAAAAGCCCTCCAAAGGAGAGTGTTACCTCCCTGCCTGGTGCATCCCCATCCAAGAATGGAAAAGATAACAAGGTTCAAGCTCCCATTGAGATACATCATAGTACTGAGGATGGTGGAGAAGACATTCCTAGACCAGCTGATGGGTCTAGGAACTTCAGTTTCTCAGGAATTGACCTCGCTTCTGGAGAcagtgatgatgaagaggcACAATCTGTAATTTCGGATTCTGTGTCCGTGGGGAAATACCATGTGAGAGCAAGCATTTCTTCAATTCTGCAATCAATCATCAGCAGATATGGAGATATTGCAGCAAATTGCAATCTGGAATCAAATTCCATGCGCGCATACTATTTAGAGTGTCTTTGCTCTGTGGTTCAAGAGTTGCAATCCACTTCACTCATGCAGATGACCAAAGCCAAAGTCAAAGAAATGATGGCTGTTCTTAAGGACGTAGAATCTGCACAAATTGATGTTGATTGGCTGCGAAATATTCTCAATGAAATCTCAGAAGCCATTGAGTTCAGTACTCAACATCAAACAATCGATGCAGCAAAAGCCAACTGTGTGAATCTTCTGGAGTCAACAAAGAAAGAACTAGAATCCCAGATGAATGAATTAGCTCTGAAGGAAAAGGAGGTTGCTGGTCTCAAGGAAAGTGTTGCCAAAACCAAAGCTCGCTTGAGTGACCTCGAATTGGAATCTAATCGCTTGGAGCAGATTATTCAAGCAACACAATCCAAGGTAACAAAATTTAGCCAGAAATCCCTGGCTGATGAGATCTTGTAA